A single Sulfurimonas aquatica DNA region contains:
- the recJ gene encoding single-stranded-DNA-specific exonuclease RecJ: MQTLNKQELFNLLSSRFDSQEKRLSQIPDPALLQDASKAAKKIADAIRENKKITLVGDYDVDGVSSTAIMVDFFRQIPYPLEAIIPNRFRDGYGVSPNVLERIDADLVITVDNGISAVGAAQICKERGIELIITDHHTPGDILPEAFAIVDPKLSSCEYPFTEICGAQVAWLLLALIKRELSLKIDMKQFLDILAIAIIADIMPLIDINRTIVKEGLKLIESSNRPASIIIRDFLNKSNITSEDIGFQIAPRLNSAGRLEDASIALEFYTATDTNKAYKQFELLGKLNELRKETEAKTTKEAIEMVESFDALPHVIVVAGKGWHEGVVGIVAARLVDKFGRPAIVLSIEEGFAKGSARSIGEVNIYELIKENKSYLSKFGGHKMAAGMGLEEENISTFRDALNVTASQLDPKDFIPTEQVSGILQMEDVDLELLSLLENFEPYGEANPRPSFLLKNAQVVNIKLMGADKSHSRIEVKQHQDSSKTIELIAFRTVFEMPHDKKISCSYTVNKNEFNSRITPQLLINSIY, translated from the coding sequence ATGCAAACACTCAACAAACAAGAACTTTTCAATCTTCTCTCTTCGCGTTTTGATTCGCAAGAGAAGAGACTCTCACAGATTCCGGACCCAGCTCTACTTCAAGACGCTTCAAAGGCCGCTAAAAAAATAGCGGATGCCATAAGAGAAAACAAGAAAATCACTCTTGTTGGTGATTACGATGTTGATGGTGTTAGCTCGACCGCCATAATGGTTGATTTTTTTAGACAGATTCCTTATCCTCTTGAGGCGATCATTCCAAATCGTTTTCGTGATGGTTATGGCGTTAGTCCAAATGTGTTAGAGAGAATAGATGCGGACTTAGTTATAACGGTAGACAATGGTATCTCAGCCGTTGGAGCAGCTCAGATATGTAAAGAGAGAGGCATAGAGCTTATCATTACAGATCATCATACTCCTGGAGATATACTTCCTGAAGCTTTTGCTATCGTTGATCCTAAACTCTCTTCTTGTGAGTACCCATTTACAGAGATATGTGGAGCACAGGTTGCTTGGCTATTACTTGCTCTAATCAAACGCGAGCTCTCCCTTAAAATAGACATGAAGCAGTTTTTAGACATTTTAGCTATCGCTATCATTGCAGACATAATGCCACTCATAGACATTAACCGCACTATAGTCAAAGAAGGTCTAAAGCTTATTGAGAGTTCAAATAGACCCGCTTCTATAATCATCCGAGACTTTTTAAACAAATCTAATATCACTTCAGAAGACATAGGCTTTCAGATTGCTCCGCGTTTAAACTCTGCTGGTCGTCTTGAAGATGCTTCTATCGCGTTAGAGTTTTACACAGCTACAGATACAAACAAAGCCTACAAGCAGTTTGAACTCCTAGGTAAGCTTAATGAGCTTAGAAAAGAGACGGAAGCAAAAACGACAAAAGAAGCTATCGAGATGGTTGAGAGTTTTGATGCCCTACCTCATGTCATAGTTGTAGCAGGAAAAGGATGGCACGAAGGCGTTGTCGGAATAGTAGCCGCAAGACTTGTAGATAAATTTGGCAGACCTGCGATTGTCCTTAGTATAGAAGAAGGGTTTGCAAAAGGGAGTGCCCGAAGCATTGGCGAGGTAAATATTTATGAGCTAATCAAAGAGAATAAATCTTACTTAAGTAAATTTGGCGGACATAAAATGGCTGCTGGAATGGGTCTAGAAGAAGAGAACATATCAACTTTTAGGGATGCTCTAAACGTTACTGCTTCACAACTAGACCCTAAAGACTTCATCCCAACCGAGCAAGTAAGTGGAATCCTACAGATGGAAGATGTTGATCTTGAGTTACTCTCACTTCTAGAAAACTTTGAACCCTATGGAGAAGCAAATCCAAGACCTAGTTTTCTTCTTAAAAATGCGCAAGTAGTAAACATAAAACTAATGGGTGCAGATAAGTCACACTCTAGGATTGAAGTAAAACAGCATCAAGATAGTAGTAAAACTATAGAACTTATTGCATTTAGAACAGTCTTTGAGATGCCTCACGATAAAAAGATAAGCTGTAGCTACACTGTAAATAAAAATGAGTTTAACTCCAGAATCACTCCTCAACTTCTTATTAATTCAATATACTAA